From a single Meles meles chromosome 21, mMelMel3.1 paternal haplotype, whole genome shotgun sequence genomic region:
- the NMRAL1 gene encoding nmrA-like family domain-containing protein 1 isoform X1 produces MGDKKLVVVFGATGAQGGSVARTLLEDGTFRVRVVTRDPGQKAAKELRLQGAEVVRGDQDDAASMELALTGAHAAFIVTNYWENCSQEQEVKQGKLLADLAKHLGLQYVVYSGLENIRRLTAGRLAAGHFDGKGEVEEYFRDIGVPMTSVRLPCYFENLLSYFLPQKTPDEKSYLLSLPMGDVPMDGISVTDLGPVVLSLLKKPEEYVGQNIGLSTCKHTAAEYAALLSKHTGKAVRDAKVTPEDYEKFGFPGARDLANMFRFYALKPDRDIELTLRLNPKARTLDQWLEQHKGDFAGL; encoded by the exons ATGGGGGACAAGAAGCTGGTGGTGGTGTTTGGAGCCACAG GTGCTCAGGGAGGCTCCGTGGCCCGGACGCTGCTGGAAGATGGGACATTCAGGGTTCGAGTGGTGACGCGGGACCCTGGGCAGAAGGCGGCAAAGGAGCTGAGGCTGCAGGGTGCAGAGGTGGTACGGGGAGACCAGGATGACGCGGCCAGCATGGAGCTGGCCCTGACTGGGGCCCACGCTGCCTTCATTGTGACCAACTACTGGGAAAACTGCAGCCAGGAGCAGGAGGTCAAGCAG GGAAAGCTGCTGGCTGATCTGGCCAAGCACCTGGGCCTTCAGTACGTGGTCTACAGCGGCCTGGAGAACATCAGGAGGCTGACGGCCGGGAGACTGGCAGCAGGCCACTTTGATGGCAAAGGGGAGGTGGAGGAATATTTCCGGGACATCGGAGTTCCCATGACCAGCGTACGGCTGCCCTGCTATTTTGAGAACCTCCTCTCCTACTTCCTGCCCCAGAAAACCCCTGATGAAAAGAGCTACTTGCTGA gcttGCCCATGGGTGATGTGCCCATGGATGGCATATCTGTGACCGACCTGGGTCCCGTGGTGCTCAGCCTGCTGAAGAAGCCGGAAGAGTATGTCGGCCAGAACATTGGGCTCAGTACCTGCAAGCACACAGCCGCAGAATACGCCGCCCTGCTCTCCAAGCACACCGGGAAGGCCGTGCGCGATGCCAAG GTGACCCCGGAGGACTATGAGAAGTTTGGCTTCCCTGGTGCCCGGGACCTGGCCAACATGTTCCGTTTCTATGCTCTGAAACCTGACCGTGACATTGAACTGACCCTGAGACTCAACCCCAAGGCCAGGACGCTAGACCAGTGGCTGGAGCAGCACAAAGGAGACTTTGCTGGGCTCTGA
- the NMRAL1 gene encoding nmrA-like family domain-containing protein 1 isoform X2 yields the protein MDRDKVGAQGGSVARTLLEDGTFRVRVVTRDPGQKAAKELRLQGAEVVRGDQDDAASMELALTGAHAAFIVTNYWENCSQEQEVKQGKLLADLAKHLGLQYVVYSGLENIRRLTAGRLAAGHFDGKGEVEEYFRDIGVPMTSVRLPCYFENLLSYFLPQKTPDEKSYLLSLPMGDVPMDGISVTDLGPVVLSLLKKPEEYVGQNIGLSTCKHTAAEYAALLSKHTGKAVRDAKVTPEDYEKFGFPGARDLANMFRFYALKPDRDIELTLRLNPKARTLDQWLEQHKGDFAGL from the exons ATGGACAGAGACAAAGTAG GTGCTCAGGGAGGCTCCGTGGCCCGGACGCTGCTGGAAGATGGGACATTCAGGGTTCGAGTGGTGACGCGGGACCCTGGGCAGAAGGCGGCAAAGGAGCTGAGGCTGCAGGGTGCAGAGGTGGTACGGGGAGACCAGGATGACGCGGCCAGCATGGAGCTGGCCCTGACTGGGGCCCACGCTGCCTTCATTGTGACCAACTACTGGGAAAACTGCAGCCAGGAGCAGGAGGTCAAGCAG GGAAAGCTGCTGGCTGATCTGGCCAAGCACCTGGGCCTTCAGTACGTGGTCTACAGCGGCCTGGAGAACATCAGGAGGCTGACGGCCGGGAGACTGGCAGCAGGCCACTTTGATGGCAAAGGGGAGGTGGAGGAATATTTCCGGGACATCGGAGTTCCCATGACCAGCGTACGGCTGCCCTGCTATTTTGAGAACCTCCTCTCCTACTTCCTGCCCCAGAAAACCCCTGATGAAAAGAGCTACTTGCTGA gcttGCCCATGGGTGATGTGCCCATGGATGGCATATCTGTGACCGACCTGGGTCCCGTGGTGCTCAGCCTGCTGAAGAAGCCGGAAGAGTATGTCGGCCAGAACATTGGGCTCAGTACCTGCAAGCACACAGCCGCAGAATACGCCGCCCTGCTCTCCAAGCACACCGGGAAGGCCGTGCGCGATGCCAAG GTGACCCCGGAGGACTATGAGAAGTTTGGCTTCCCTGGTGCCCGGGACCTGGCCAACATGTTCCGTTTCTATGCTCTGAAACCTGACCGTGACATTGAACTGACCCTGAGACTCAACCCCAAGGCCAGGACGCTAGACCAGTGGCTGGAGCAGCACAAAGGAGACTTTGCTGGGCTCTGA
- the NMRAL1 gene encoding nmrA-like family domain-containing protein 1 isoform X3 yields the protein MMYPFKGAQGGSVARTLLEDGTFRVRVVTRDPGQKAAKELRLQGAEVVRGDQDDAASMELALTGAHAAFIVTNYWENCSQEQEVKQGKLLADLAKHLGLQYVVYSGLENIRRLTAGRLAAGHFDGKGEVEEYFRDIGVPMTSVRLPCYFENLLSYFLPQKTPDEKSYLLSLPMGDVPMDGISVTDLGPVVLSLLKKPEEYVGQNIGLSTCKHTAAEYAALLSKHTGKAVRDAKVTPEDYEKFGFPGARDLANMFRFYALKPDRDIELTLRLNPKARTLDQWLEQHKGDFAGL from the exons atgatgtACCCTTTCAAAG GTGCTCAGGGAGGCTCCGTGGCCCGGACGCTGCTGGAAGATGGGACATTCAGGGTTCGAGTGGTGACGCGGGACCCTGGGCAGAAGGCGGCAAAGGAGCTGAGGCTGCAGGGTGCAGAGGTGGTACGGGGAGACCAGGATGACGCGGCCAGCATGGAGCTGGCCCTGACTGGGGCCCACGCTGCCTTCATTGTGACCAACTACTGGGAAAACTGCAGCCAGGAGCAGGAGGTCAAGCAG GGAAAGCTGCTGGCTGATCTGGCCAAGCACCTGGGCCTTCAGTACGTGGTCTACAGCGGCCTGGAGAACATCAGGAGGCTGACGGCCGGGAGACTGGCAGCAGGCCACTTTGATGGCAAAGGGGAGGTGGAGGAATATTTCCGGGACATCGGAGTTCCCATGACCAGCGTACGGCTGCCCTGCTATTTTGAGAACCTCCTCTCCTACTTCCTGCCCCAGAAAACCCCTGATGAAAAGAGCTACTTGCTGA gcttGCCCATGGGTGATGTGCCCATGGATGGCATATCTGTGACCGACCTGGGTCCCGTGGTGCTCAGCCTGCTGAAGAAGCCGGAAGAGTATGTCGGCCAGAACATTGGGCTCAGTACCTGCAAGCACACAGCCGCAGAATACGCCGCCCTGCTCTCCAAGCACACCGGGAAGGCCGTGCGCGATGCCAAG GTGACCCCGGAGGACTATGAGAAGTTTGGCTTCCCTGGTGCCCGGGACCTGGCCAACATGTTCCGTTTCTATGCTCTGAAACCTGACCGTGACATTGAACTGACCCTGAGACTCAACCCCAAGGCCAGGACGCTAGACCAGTGGCTGGAGCAGCACAAAGGAGACTTTGCTGGGCTCTGA